One genomic window of Corynebacterium sp. sy039 includes the following:
- a CDS encoding bifunctional RNase H/acid phosphatase: MAEIILETDGGSRGNPGIAGAGSVVIDAASGVVVEKIAYVVGEATNNVAEYYGLLNGLAAAQRHGATVVHVKMDSKLVVEQMTGRWKIKHPDMQQLALQCKKIANSFSTVTYSWIPRKENARADELANQAMDALAAGAPIGVLGSGNSATGGADTADTGARGADAAGAAESVSQNETWHGACTQPTRFILLRHGQTAMSAAKQYSGHSDPELTQLGLQQAQAAAQWLVQRSAIARNSVLGSADPVCAVGDLGVIDAVISSPLQRAQQTATIVAQELGLNLKTEPGLKEMNFGAWEGLSFNQVRDQYPKLHSQWLIDSTVVPPAGESLDMVAQRVADTMTQLKQKYAGKTVVLVSHVTPIKSVVRSVLGAPADVFHRLHLDLAAISIVDFYADGPMCMRLFNGVDHLKNLSSA, from the coding sequence ATGGCAGAGATTATCCTCGAAACAGATGGTGGTTCGCGTGGTAACCCCGGCATAGCTGGTGCAGGTAGCGTTGTTATTGATGCTGCTAGTGGCGTAGTAGTGGAAAAAATAGCCTATGTGGTGGGGGAAGCTACTAACAATGTTGCTGAGTATTATGGGTTGCTCAATGGGTTAGCTGCGGCACAGCGTCATGGTGCCACGGTGGTTCATGTGAAAATGGATTCTAAGCTGGTGGTAGAACAAATGACCGGCAGATGGAAAATCAAGCACCCTGATATGCAACAGCTTGCATTGCAATGCAAAAAAATAGCTAACTCATTTTCCACAGTGACGTATTCGTGGATTCCGCGTAAAGAAAATGCGCGTGCGGACGAACTGGCCAACCAAGCTATGGACGCCTTAGCGGCAGGAGCGCCGATTGGGGTGCTGGGTAGTGGTAACAGTGCTACAGGCGGTGCTGATACTGCTGATACTGGTGCGCGTGGTGCTGACGCTGCTGGTGCTGCTGAATCAGTGAGCCAGAATGAGACGTGGCATGGTGCGTGTACCCAGCCCACGCGTTTTATCTTATTGAGGCATGGACAAACGGCGATGTCGGCGGCAAAGCAATATAGCGGACACAGTGATCCAGAATTAACACAGTTGGGTCTGCAACAAGCCCAAGCAGCAGCACAATGGTTGGTGCAGCGTAGTGCTATCGCACGTAATAGTGTGTTGGGCAGTGCAGATCCTGTTTGTGCTGTGGGAGATCTGGGCGTGATTGATGCGGTAATTTCTTCTCCACTACAGCGAGCACAACAGACTGCAACTATTGTCGCGCAGGAACTAGGACTCAACCTTAAAACTGAGCCAGGGTTAAAAGAGATGAACTTTGGGGCTTGGGAGGGGTTGAGTTTTAACCAGGTGCGTGACCAATATCCTAAGTTGCATAGTCAGTGGCTTATTGATTCAACAGTAGTGCCACCTGCAGGAGAATCTTTGGATATGGTAGCGCAGCGAGTGGCAGACACAATGACGCAACTAAAGCAGAAATATGCAGGTAAAACTGTGGTTTTGGTAAGTCATGTGACACCAATTAAATCAGTTGTGCGTAGTGTCTTGGGGGCACCAGCCGACGTGTTCCATCGACTTCATCTTGATCTGGCAGCAATCTCTATTGTTGATTTTTATGCTGATGGGCCAATGTGTATGCGCCTATTTAATGGTGTTGATCATCTCAAAAACTTATCAAGTGCTTAG
- a CDS encoding zinc ribbon domain-containing protein: protein MKLSPQQQEELLELATLSRALKHNSHIEPEPSEEHKELARLVDERERMAQAASSAQLAVDDMELEIARIQADETKLRRREADDKRQLGASIDRETRKDLEHDLYSVKSRIADLMSELQEAHNQIHALRNNVAVHGAHLSELDRKIELASRAADAAPTAWSLQEKHERIAHLRATLPHDSVALFDQSFAENGVGVAKFNGRSCSGCFITLPPVEIAKIRQTPADELAQCPDCNSYLVR, encoded by the coding sequence ATGAAACTATCGCCACAACAGCAAGAAGAACTTTTAGAACTGGCAACGCTCAGTCGTGCTCTAAAACATAATTCTCATATTGAGCCAGAACCAAGCGAAGAACATAAAGAACTAGCTCGGCTCGTTGATGAACGAGAAAGAATGGCGCAAGCTGCATCCTCTGCACAATTAGCTGTGGATGATATGGAATTAGAGATTGCGCGCATTCAGGCTGATGAGACAAAGCTGCGGCGTCGAGAAGCTGATGATAAACGACAACTTGGCGCAAGTATCGACAGGGAAACCCGTAAAGATTTAGAGCATGACCTCTACTCGGTAAAGTCGCGCATTGCAGATTTAATGTCTGAGTTGCAAGAAGCACACAATCAGATTCATGCACTGCGCAATAATGTGGCTGTGCATGGGGCGCATTTATCAGAGTTGGATCGCAAAATTGAGCTTGCCAGCCGTGCTGCCGACGCAGCGCCAACGGCTTGGAGCTTACAAGAAAAACATGAGCGCATTGCGCATTTGCGTGCGACATTACCCCACGATAGTGTTGCTCTTTTTGATCAGAGTTTTGCGGAAAATGGGGTGGGGGTAGCAAAGTTTAATGGACGCAGTTGTAGTGGGTGCTTTATTACATTGCCTCCAGTAGAGATTGCTAAAATTCGCCAAACGCCAGCTGATGAGCTTGCGCAATGCCCTGATTGTAATAGTTATTTAGTGCGCTAA
- a CDS encoding Nif3-like dinuclear metal center hexameric protein — MVNTTVEDVRKVMDNAYPPYLAQSWDQVGLVCGDPAAEVSKIVLALDCTQEVAQAAVDQGADMLITHHPLLLRGVSSVAADTPKGAIIHQLIRSGVALFSAHTNADSARPGVNDKLAELVGISSGRPIQPHAESLDKWGVYVPAADVDKLKEQVFAAGAGKIGNYSECSFETPGTGQFRPQSGAQPAQGTVGELERVAEIRVEFVAKPQDRQRIMTALRAAHPYEEPAYDVVALHDTQELEHAYGLGRVGQLPQPMRLRDFVQQVANALPTTTWGVRAAGDPDAMVQTIAVSSGAGDSFLDAVRGLGVDVYVTSDLRHHPVDESLRAGGPFIIDTAHWASEFPWTEQAAQILREQLPEVSVEVLDIRTDPWTISAHSAYSIPER, encoded by the coding sequence ATGGTGAATACCACTGTAGAAGACGTCAGAAAAGTAATGGATAATGCCTATCCGCCGTATTTGGCGCAAAGCTGGGATCAAGTTGGTTTAGTGTGCGGTGATCCCGCTGCAGAAGTGTCGAAAATTGTCCTAGCCCTAGATTGCACTCAGGAAGTTGCCCAAGCAGCAGTGGACCAAGGCGCTGATATGCTTATCACACACCATCCGTTGCTTTTGCGAGGCGTAAGCTCAGTAGCAGCCGATACCCCCAAAGGTGCGATTATCCATCAACTCATTCGCTCAGGTGTGGCATTATTTAGCGCGCACACTAATGCAGATTCCGCGCGCCCCGGCGTGAACGACAAACTAGCAGAGCTTGTGGGCATTAGCTCTGGTCGACCGATTCAACCCCATGCTGAATCCTTAGATAAATGGGGCGTATATGTTCCTGCTGCGGACGTCGACAAGCTCAAAGAACAAGTCTTTGCGGCAGGTGCAGGAAAGATAGGAAACTACAGTGAGTGTAGTTTTGAGACACCTGGAACAGGGCAATTTCGCCCACAATCCGGTGCTCAACCAGCACAAGGCACAGTGGGAGAACTAGAACGCGTTGCTGAGATTCGGGTGGAATTTGTGGCTAAACCACAAGATCGGCAACGGATTATGACAGCATTGCGTGCCGCACATCCTTATGAGGAACCTGCCTACGACGTTGTGGCATTGCACGATACTCAGGAGCTGGAACACGCTTATGGGCTAGGGCGCGTTGGGCAATTGCCGCAGCCTATGCGTTTGCGTGACTTTGTGCAACAGGTCGCCAACGCACTGCCAACTACCACGTGGGGAGTACGTGCCGCAGGTGATCCGGATGCAATGGTGCAGACCATAGCAGTATCCTCTGGAGCTGGTGATAGTTTCTTGGACGCAGTACGTGGACTAGGCGTTGATGTATATGTCACCTCAGATTTACGCCACCACCCAGTTGATGAGTCATTGCGTGCTGGCGGACCATTCATTATTGATACTGCGCATTGGGCAAGTGAGTTTCCTTGGACTGAGCAAGCGGCACAGATTCTGCGAGAACAATTGCCTGAGGTAAGCGTCGAAGTGCTTGATATTCGTACTGATCCGTGGACTATTTCTGCACATTCAGCGTATTCGATACCGGAAAGATAA
- the cobC gene encoding Rv2231c family pyridoxal phosphate-dependent protein CobC, whose amino-acid sequence MTVPPPPTRVRIHGDEDARGATLNFSVNVLDNMPPTWLQESLAKHIPTLSAYPDARLAQKVRTSIAQYHNVHPENVLLLNGAAEGFSLLPRLAQKPAIIHPGFSEPELIFHESGVESDRIILQEPFKDLGDISEQLQHNDNDLVIIGNPTNPTGVLHDRENIAELATHTRVGTQQKPLLVVDEAFLDIVPNGESYSMAAAISSGEEHIIVLRSLTKTWGLAGLRIGYALASTKLIAQLERGRMHWPLGSMQLAAAAAVYERGITQLPQLQQQVAKQREAMQHSLSTAGFRLASDSLAPFLLVKVPHPHPEPIRQALLQRGIAIRRCDTFPGLGVTYWRLAVREQSQVKAFLAAFAEESQRIVH is encoded by the coding sequence GTGACGGTTCCACCACCTCCTACCAGAGTACGAATACACGGCGACGAAGATGCCAGAGGCGCAACGCTGAACTTTAGCGTCAATGTGTTAGATAATATGCCCCCAACCTGGCTTCAAGAAAGCCTGGCCAAACATATTCCCACCTTGTCCGCGTATCCCGACGCGCGCCTTGCCCAAAAAGTACGCACATCTATTGCCCAGTATCACAATGTGCACCCAGAAAACGTGCTGCTACTCAATGGAGCAGCAGAAGGTTTTTCCCTCTTGCCGCGCCTGGCACAAAAACCAGCAATTATTCACCCTGGTTTTAGCGAACCAGAGCTTATTTTCCATGAGAGTGGCGTCGAGAGCGATCGGATTATTCTCCAAGAACCTTTTAAGGACTTAGGTGATATTTCCGAGCAGCTACAACACAATGACAATGACCTGGTCATTATCGGCAATCCGACAAACCCTACAGGGGTTCTCCATGACCGAGAAAACATAGCTGAGCTTGCCACTCATACCAGGGTAGGAACTCAGCAGAAACCTCTGCTCGTCGTCGACGAAGCATTTTTGGATATTGTTCCAAATGGAGAATCCTATAGCATGGCGGCAGCTATTTCCTCAGGTGAAGAGCATATTATTGTGCTGCGTAGCCTTACGAAAACCTGGGGATTAGCCGGCTTGCGCATAGGCTACGCACTGGCCAGTACCAAACTCATTGCCCAACTAGAACGCGGCAGAATGCACTGGCCCCTGGGGAGTATGCAATTAGCGGCTGCGGCAGCAGTATATGAACGTGGCATCACACAATTACCGCAATTGCAGCAACAGGTCGCCAAACAACGAGAAGCCATGCAACACAGCTTATCGACGGCAGGCTTTCGCCTTGCAAGTGATTCCCTAGCACCATTCTTATTGGTAAAAGTACCCCATCCTCATCCAGAACCTATCCGACAAGCACTTTTGCAAAGAGGAATAGCAATTAGGCGCTGCGATACCTTCCCCGGCCTTGGCGTAACGTATTGGCGACTCGCTGTGCGAGAGCAATCCCAAGTCAAGGCATTCTTGGCGGCTTTTGCCGAAGAGAGCCAAAGAATAGTTCACTAA
- a CDS encoding low molecular weight protein-tyrosine-phosphatase, translated as MYHVVFVCTGNICRSPIADVVLTQHLRKSTMAEVMVSSCGIGGWHSGQPADSRALRTLETAGYDGSAHRAAQFGASHQSADLFIALDSGHVRELQALGVAPEKIRLLRSFDPAADGDLDVADPYYGSLDDFALTLAQVEAAIPGIIAHISAEYKG; from the coding sequence ATGTACCATGTGGTTTTTGTATGTACTGGCAATATCTGTCGTTCCCCTATTGCTGATGTGGTACTAACACAGCATTTACGCAAGAGCACTATGGCTGAGGTTATGGTTTCTTCCTGTGGGATTGGTGGTTGGCATAGCGGGCAACCAGCTGATTCGCGTGCGCTTCGCACATTAGAAACTGCTGGTTATGATGGTTCCGCACATAGGGCTGCACAATTTGGTGCGTCACATCAATCAGCTGATTTATTCATTGCTCTTGATAGTGGGCATGTGCGTGAGTTACAAGCGCTTGGCGTTGCACCAGAAAAGATCCGTTTGCTGCGTAGTTTCGATCCTGCAGCAGACGGCGATCTTGACGTGGCTGATCCTTATTATGGCTCGCTGGATGATTTTGCACTCACCTTAGCTCAGGTCGAGGCTGCCATTCCAGGAATAATTGCGCATATTTCTGCAGAATATAAGGGGTAG
- the zupT gene encoding zinc transporter ZupT, whose translation MITDYSVSTVLFAFALTVFAGLATGIGGLIAIAKKNPGPHFLAGTMGLSAGVMLYVSFIELLPESIESLTSHSHDHAGHADHAAHTASWIAVSVFFLSMAAIALIDRLIPEPMHVSEHDMSDKAARQHQQAMMKTGSMAALALMIHNFPEGAASFVAGTAQASIALPVVCAIAIHNIPEGIAVGVPIREATSSKKKALLWTLISGLTEPLGALVCLLFLMPFMNGMALGIIFACVAGVMVFISLDKLLPAALSTNKQHTAIYGVILGMAIMALSLLLFHHTHAV comes from the coding sequence ATGATTACTGATTATTCTGTTTCGACAGTGCTTTTTGCCTTTGCATTGACTGTTTTCGCCGGACTTGCCACAGGAATTGGTGGGTTGATTGCCATTGCAAAGAAAAACCCTGGTCCGCATTTTTTGGCAGGAACAATGGGCTTGTCTGCTGGTGTCATGCTTTATGTCTCTTTTATTGAGCTACTGCCTGAAAGCATTGAATCGCTCACCAGTCATAGTCACGATCATGCAGGGCATGCAGACCATGCAGCGCACACTGCTTCATGGATAGCAGTTTCTGTGTTTTTCTTAAGTATGGCAGCGATTGCACTCATCGATCGTCTTATTCCAGAACCCATGCACGTGTCTGAGCATGATATGTCAGATAAAGCGGCACGCCAACATCAACAAGCAATGATGAAAACAGGTTCTATGGCTGCTCTTGCGCTTATGATTCATAATTTCCCTGAAGGTGCTGCTTCTTTTGTGGCCGGTACTGCACAAGCCTCTATCGCACTCCCGGTGGTATGTGCAATTGCCATACACAATATCCCAGAAGGAATCGCAGTAGGGGTTCCGATTAGAGAAGCCACCAGTTCTAAAAAGAAGGCACTATTGTGGACGCTTATCTCTGGTCTTACTGAACCACTCGGTGCTCTTGTTTGTTTATTGTTCCTTATGCCTTTTATGAATGGCATGGCACTCGGTATCATTTTTGCTTGTGTTGCCGGCGTTATGGTTTTTATTAGTCTCGATAAATTACTCCCGGCTGCTCTATCAACCAATAAGCAGCACACAGCGATCTATGGTGTCATCCTGGGCATGGCCATTATGGCGTTGTCGTTATTATTGTTCCACCATACCCACGCGGTATAA
- a CDS encoding SURF1 family protein has product MAKQRKKHTDATQPWWKTFLHPGWVITFLLVIAFSYAALTVLSPWQLGKDEAIVSRNEHVEKAYKTDPQPFTAVFTNDGSVKDGQEWMRVTIRGRFLSDKEVLLRLRPVESGPSYQSLVPFQLDDGTVMLINRGWVPTKASEKPDIPTPPSAEMTITANARLNEQKPATNPMNDGGYQQVYGINTQQISELIGVSLGTDYLQLSEDSAGGLNPIPVPKLDRGNHLSYGFQWIAFGIMAPLGLGYMVYSELRERRRVREEEAEMLSAPTAQDHNADTKPSLPSESAQQQSLPTRSRYGNTRPDHYRNKRNRY; this is encoded by the coding sequence ATGGCTAAGCAGCGAAAAAAGCACACAGATGCTACACAACCTTGGTGGAAAACTTTTCTACACCCGGGGTGGGTTATTACTTTCCTTTTAGTTATTGCCTTTTCCTATGCTGCGCTGACTGTGTTGTCACCGTGGCAGCTGGGCAAGGATGAGGCAATTGTATCGCGTAATGAGCACGTCGAGAAGGCTTATAAAACAGACCCGCAACCGTTCACCGCGGTATTCACTAATGATGGCAGTGTCAAAGACGGGCAAGAATGGATGCGTGTGACTATTCGCGGCAGATTTTTGAGCGATAAAGAAGTGTTGCTTCGATTACGCCCGGTAGAATCTGGTCCTTCTTATCAATCTCTTGTTCCTTTTCAGCTTGACGACGGCACTGTCATGCTCATTAATCGCGGTTGGGTTCCCACTAAGGCAAGTGAAAAACCAGATATCCCCACCCCTCCTAGTGCCGAGATGACGATCACTGCCAATGCCCGTCTCAATGAACAAAAACCAGCTACCAATCCCATGAATGACGGTGGCTACCAGCAAGTTTATGGTATTAACACTCAACAAATTTCCGAACTCATCGGGGTAAGCCTGGGCACAGACTACTTGCAGCTTTCTGAGGATTCAGCTGGTGGACTTAATCCAATACCAGTGCCAAAGTTAGATCGAGGGAATCATTTGTCTTATGGTTTCCAATGGATTGCTTTTGGCATTATGGCACCGCTGGGCTTGGGCTATATGGTGTACTCTGAGCTACGCGAACGCAGACGCGTGCGCGAAGAAGAAGCAGAAATGCTTAGCGCGCCTACTGCTCAAGACCACAATGCTGACACGAAACCCTCACTCCCTAGTGAGTCCGCCCAACAGCAATCACTTCCGACGCGTAGCCGCTATGGTAATACGCGCCCCGATCATTATCGAAACAAGCGTAATCGTTACTAG
- the cbiB gene encoding adenosylcobinamide-phosphate synthase CbiB codes for MFRGLLAGVIADRIIGDPGGRLHPVALFGSYAAQMEKICYRPTKAAGATYVCACILPPTLVVALWAKKRPQLALALGLWSSLGGTTLEKIGQRVHEELAQDNITAARALIPWLCSRDPEALDRAGIIRATVESLAENTSDAAIAPLFFAACGRYAAVAVVVHRLANTLDAMVGYRSQRYAQFGYAAAKLDDVLAFIPARITALSHLAYGWVHGNARRVLGAWRTDAAAHPSPNAGVVEATAAGALGVQLGGKTQYAHGVEQRPTLGSGNPPQIHHIQQAVALSRWDQRLVTITLVSIMIGARITIAATRRK; via the coding sequence ATGTTTCGTGGTCTATTGGCCGGAGTAATTGCCGACAGAATTATTGGCGATCCAGGAGGGCGGCTCCATCCCGTTGCCTTATTTGGTTCCTATGCCGCGCAGATGGAAAAAATCTGTTATCGCCCCACCAAAGCAGCAGGAGCAACATATGTATGTGCGTGCATTTTGCCGCCTACATTGGTGGTTGCGCTGTGGGCAAAGAAAAGACCACAATTGGCACTTGCGTTGGGATTATGGTCAAGTCTTGGTGGAACAACACTAGAAAAAATAGGTCAGCGGGTGCATGAGGAACTAGCACAAGACAATATAACAGCAGCACGTGCGCTTATTCCTTGGTTGTGTTCTCGTGATCCAGAGGCATTGGATCGCGCGGGTATCATTCGCGCCACTGTGGAGTCTTTAGCAGAAAACACTTCCGACGCAGCGATCGCTCCGTTATTCTTTGCAGCCTGCGGTCGTTATGCCGCAGTAGCAGTAGTCGTGCACCGGCTTGCTAATACTCTTGACGCAATGGTGGGGTATCGCAGCCAACGCTATGCACAATTTGGTTATGCAGCAGCAAAACTTGACGATGTATTAGCGTTTATTCCTGCCCGTATTACAGCATTGAGCCACCTTGCCTATGGGTGGGTGCACGGCAATGCACGTCGGGTGCTTGGTGCATGGCGTACAGATGCTGCCGCACATCCTAGCCCCAATGCTGGTGTGGTTGAGGCAACGGCTGCTGGTGCACTTGGCGTGCAATTGGGTGGGAAAACTCAATATGCACATGGGGTAGAACAGCGCCCAACATTAGGTAGCGGAAACCCACCACAGATACATCATATTCAGCAGGCAGTGGCGTTATCCCGGTGGGATCAACGCCTAGTAACGATTACGCTTGTTTCGATAATGATCGGGGCGCGTATTACCATAGCGGCTACGCGTCGGAAGTGA
- a CDS encoding DUF3052 domain-containing protein produces the protein MNETVSKEKKAAVTPADHARRLGFTDGMVVQEIGWDEDCYSELSEAIEDIIGEELLDEDTDEVCDAVLLWWREEDGDLVDGLVDVIRPLAGNGRIWLLTPGAGKPGSLEPGLIAESAQLAGLVQTKAERLGAWQGSCLVPSGNK, from the coding sequence ATGAACGAAACAGTATCGAAGGAGAAAAAAGCCGCAGTAACTCCTGCGGATCATGCACGCCGTTTAGGTTTTACAGACGGCATGGTGGTGCAAGAAATTGGCTGGGATGAAGATTGCTACTCTGAGCTAAGCGAAGCAATCGAAGACATCATCGGTGAAGAACTCTTAGACGAGGACACAGATGAGGTATGTGACGCCGTTTTGCTCTGGTGGCGCGAAGAAGATGGTGACCTAGTAGACGGCCTCGTCGACGTTATTCGTCCGTTGGCTGGTAATGGTCGCATCTGGCTATTGACTCCTGGTGCTGGGAAACCGGGTTCATTAGAGCCAGGCCTTATTGCAGAATCCGCACAGTTGGCTGGATTGGTGCAAACTAAAGCAGAACGCTTAGGAGCATGGCAAGGCTCATGCCTTGTACCCAGCGGAAACAAGTGA
- the aceE gene encoding pyruvate dehydrogenase (acetyl-transferring), homodimeric type: MADPTQGKHAEDTNFAMIRDGVASYLNDADPEETNEWIDSLDGMLADSSPERARFIMLRLLERASAQRVALPPLTSTDYVNTIPTSMEPDFPGDEEMEKRYRRWIRWNAAIMVHRAQRPGIGVGGHISTYAGAAPLYEVGFNHFFRGKDHPGGGDQIFFQGHASPGMYARAFLEGRLTEDDLDGFRQEVSRPQGGLPSYPHPHGMRDFWEFPTVSMGLGPMDAIYQARFNRYLHNRGIKDTSQQHVWAFLGDGEMDEPESRGLIQMAALNNLDNLTFVINCNLQRLDGPVRGNTKIIQELESFFRGAGWSVIKVVWGREWDQLFEADKDGALVELMNTTPDGDFQTFKANDGKYVREHFFNRDPRTAKLVADWTDEEIWKLPRGGHDYRKIYAAYKRALETKDRPTVILAHTIKGYGLGHNFEGRNATHQMKKLTLEDLKKFRDKQGIPISDEQLEKDPYLPPYYHPGEDSPEIKYLLERRKALGGFLPERRENYTPLELPGLDKLRSIRKGSGKQEVATTMAIVRAFKELMRDKELGKRIVPIIPDEARTFGMDSWFPTLKIYNPHGQNYVPVDHDLMLSYREATDGQIMHEGINEAGSSAAFIAAGTAYATHGEPMIPIYIFYSMFGFQRTGDSFWAAGDQMARGFILGATAGRTTLTGEGLQHMDGHSQILASTNPAMVSYDPAFAYEIAHLIHRGIDRMYGKDGGENIMYYLTIYNEPIPQPAEPENLDVEGLHKGIYLYEKAETGTELEVSLLGSGIGMQQALRARDILRDEYNIGANVFSVTSWVELAREGRKKELEQLRHPEAEVAEAFATTQLKKAAGPYIAVSDFASDLQEQIRRFVPGDYTTLGADGFGFSDTRPAARRFFNIDAESVVVAALAALARQGKVERKIVAQAAEKFNLNDPTKA; the protein is encoded by the coding sequence ATGGCGGACCCAACTCAGGGAAAGCACGCTGAGGACACTAATTTTGCGATGATCCGCGATGGTGTTGCGTCTTATCTCAACGACGCCGATCCAGAAGAAACAAATGAATGGATCGATTCTCTCGACGGAATGTTGGCAGACTCAAGTCCAGAACGAGCACGTTTTATCATGCTGCGTCTACTAGAACGTGCCTCAGCACAGCGAGTAGCTTTGCCTCCGCTCACCTCCACTGACTATGTGAACACCATCCCTACCAGCATGGAACCAGATTTCCCTGGTGACGAGGAGATGGAAAAGCGCTACCGCCGTTGGATTCGTTGGAATGCAGCGATTATGGTGCACCGCGCTCAACGCCCTGGGATTGGCGTCGGCGGGCATATTTCGACATATGCTGGTGCAGCTCCACTCTATGAGGTTGGCTTCAACCACTTCTTCCGCGGTAAAGATCATCCAGGTGGCGGTGACCAAATTTTCTTCCAGGGTCACGCTTCTCCTGGTATGTACGCTCGTGCTTTCCTTGAAGGACGCCTCACTGAGGACGACCTCGACGGATTCCGTCAGGAAGTATCGCGCCCACAAGGCGGTTTGCCTTCTTATCCTCACCCACATGGCATGAGAGACTTCTGGGAGTTCCCTACCGTTTCTATGGGTCTTGGCCCAATGGACGCTATTTATCAGGCACGTTTTAACCGTTACCTGCATAATCGCGGTATCAAAGATACTTCTCAGCAGCACGTTTGGGCTTTCCTTGGCGATGGTGAGATGGACGAGCCAGAATCACGCGGTCTTATCCAAATGGCAGCGCTGAACAACCTCGACAACCTCACCTTTGTCATCAACTGTAACTTGCAGCGTCTCGACGGTCCGGTTCGTGGTAATACCAAGATCATCCAAGAGCTTGAGTCTTTCTTCCGTGGAGCTGGTTGGTCAGTTATCAAAGTGGTATGGGGTCGCGAATGGGATCAGCTATTCGAGGCTGACAAAGACGGTGCCCTCGTTGAGTTGATGAATACCACTCCTGATGGGGATTTCCAGACCTTCAAGGCCAATGACGGAAAGTATGTGCGTGAGCACTTCTTCAACCGCGATCCACGTACTGCAAAACTCGTAGCAGATTGGACCGATGAGGAAATCTGGAAACTTCCTCGCGGTGGACACGATTACCGCAAGATTTACGCAGCTTATAAGCGTGCCCTAGAAACCAAGGATCGCCCTACTGTTATCTTGGCGCACACCATTAAAGGTTATGGTCTTGGTCATAACTTCGAGGGACGCAATGCAACGCACCAGATGAAGAAACTCACCCTCGAGGATCTCAAGAAATTCCGCGATAAGCAGGGCATTCCTATTTCTGATGAACAATTAGAAAAAGATCCTTATTTGCCACCTTACTACCACCCAGGTGAAGACTCGCCAGAAATTAAATACTTGCTGGAGCGTCGTAAAGCTCTTGGTGGTTTCTTGCCAGAGCGTCGGGAAAACTACACGCCACTAGAATTACCGGGTCTGGATAAACTGCGTAGTATCCGCAAGGGATCTGGTAAGCAAGAAGTTGCCACCACCATGGCTATTGTGCGCGCGTTCAAGGAGCTTATGCGCGATAAGGAATTGGGCAAGCGCATTGTGCCTATTATTCCTGACGAGGCTCGTACCTTTGGTATGGACTCCTGGTTCCCAACGCTGAAAATCTATAACCCACATGGTCAAAACTATGTGCCGGTGGACCATGACCTCATGCTGTCCTATCGTGAAGCAACAGATGGTCAGATCATGCACGAGGGTATCAATGAAGCAGGTTCTAGCGCAGCATTCATTGCAGCTGGTACAGCGTATGCAACGCATGGCGAACCAATGATTCCAATTTATATCTTCTACTCCATGTTTGGTTTCCAGCGCACAGGCGATTCTTTCTGGGCAGCAGGCGACCAAATGGCTCGTGGCTTTATACTTGGCGCTACTGCAGGACGCACCACCTTAACAGGTGAAGGTTTGCAGCACATGGATGGTCATTCCCAAATTTTGGCATCCACTAACCCTGCAATGGTTTCTTATGACCCTGCCTTTGCTTATGAGATCGCTCACCTCATCCATCGAGGCATTGATCGTATGTACGGCAAAGATGGTGGCGAGAACATCATGTACTACCTCACCATTTACAATGAGCCGATTCCTCAGCCAGCAGAGCCAGAAAACCTCGATGTTGAAGGGCTCCACAAAGGTATTTACCTTTACGAAAAGGCAGAAACTGGCACTGAGCTTGAAGTATCATTGCTTGGTTCTGGTATCGGTATGCAGCAAGCATTGCGCGCACGTGATATTTTGCGCGACGAATACAACATTGGTGCCAATGTATTCTCGGTGACTTCTTGGGTTGAGCTTGCTCGTGAAGGACGCAAGAAAGAACTCGAGCAATTGCGCCACCCAGAAGCTGAGGTAGCAGAAGCATTTGCGACAACTCAGTTGAAGAAGGCTGCTGGCCCATACATTGCAGTTTCCGACTTCGCATCTGACCTCCAAGAGCAAATCCGACGCTTTGTCCCAGGTGATTACACCACCTTGGGCGCAGATGGCTTTGGATTCTCCGATACTCGCCCTGCTGCACGACGATTCTTCAACATTGACGCTGAATCCGTTGTGGTTGCCGCTTTGGCAGCACTGGCACGCCAAGGCAAAGTTGAGCGCAAAATTGTTGCCCAGGCAGCAGAAAAGTTCAACTTGAACGACCCAACCAAAGCATAA